From Streptomyces asiaticus, one genomic window encodes:
- a CDS encoding baeRF10 domain-containing protein, whose translation MITQEQVDRVLRLRGDGLPCVSLYVPVPPEQPGRSTFMTRVASLLDGIRPLSLDSSLDHAARLSLREDIVKLEKSLAFEPHQPGAVAVFACSGKDVYEEVWLPRPTRERIVVDSDPYVRPMLAVLDEYDRACAVIVDRGTGQIWEHYLDQARELETIRDRTLRKPNYAAGLAEDRVRNKADELSKRHFRKLIGELKQLFGKRAFDVLVVGGHSYEVPNFLQFLPRDLRERLIGDFTVDRETATPADVRNRVQKIVSDHAHQKQRQLVGDILEAKGAGRPPSAVGLDETLWAASLAAVGTLAADEEAAAPGVVCDRDGLLARSGESCPLCGDPLSEVPDIIDALAETVIDDGGEIRHIEPETELRTHLTGALLRFELPPRPAAAG comes from the coding sequence ATGATCACGCAAGAGCAGGTCGACCGGGTCCTGCGGTTGAGGGGGGACGGCCTTCCGTGTGTGTCCCTCTACGTCCCCGTGCCGCCCGAGCAGCCCGGCCGCAGCACATTCATGACCCGGGTGGCCAGTCTGCTGGACGGCATCCGGCCGCTCTCACTGGACAGCTCGCTCGATCATGCCGCGCGGCTCTCGCTCCGCGAGGACATCGTGAAGCTGGAGAAGTCGCTGGCCTTCGAGCCGCACCAGCCCGGTGCCGTCGCCGTCTTCGCCTGTAGCGGCAAGGATGTGTACGAGGAGGTGTGGCTGCCCCGCCCCACCCGCGAGCGCATCGTGGTGGATTCCGATCCGTACGTCCGCCCCATGCTGGCCGTGCTGGATGAGTACGACCGCGCCTGCGCCGTCATCGTGGACCGGGGGACCGGCCAGATCTGGGAGCACTACCTCGACCAGGCCCGGGAACTGGAGACGATCCGCGATCGTACGCTGCGCAAGCCCAACTACGCTGCGGGGCTCGCCGAGGACAGGGTCCGCAACAAGGCCGATGAGCTGAGCAAGCGCCACTTCCGGAAGCTCATCGGCGAGCTCAAGCAGCTGTTCGGAAAGCGGGCCTTCGATGTGCTCGTGGTCGGCGGGCACTCCTACGAGGTGCCGAACTTCCTTCAGTTCCTCCCCCGTGACCTGCGGGAGCGGCTGATCGGCGACTTCACCGTCGACCGTGAGACCGCGACCCCCGCGGACGTCAGGAACCGGGTGCAGAAGATCGTCTCCGACCACGCCCACCAGAAACAACGGCAGCTCGTGGGCGACATCCTGGAGGCCAAGGGGGCCGGGCGGCCGCCGAGCGCCGTAGGGCTGGACGAGACGCTGTGGGCGGCGTCGCTGGCCGCGGTCGGCACACTGGCGGCGGATGAGGAGGCGGCCGCCCCCGGGGTCGTCTGTGACCGGGACGGGCTCCTCGCGCGCTCGGGCGAGAGCTGTCCGCTGTGCGGCGATCCGCTGAGCGAGGTCCCCGACATCATCGACGCGCTGGCCGAAACCGTCATCGACGACGGGGGCGAGATCCGCCATATCGAGCCGGAGACGGAGCTGCGCACCCATCTGACCGGGGCCCTGCTGCGCTTCGAGCTCCCGCCGCGGCCAGCCGCCGCGGGATAG
- a CDS encoding DUF4032 domain-containing protein, whose product MELQITATSPEHPASLLDLPWNIPLEEWPEEHLVALPRGISRHVVRFAQAGGEIVAVKEVGEWAAVREYGLLRDLDRLAVPAVDALAVVTGRTDEHGEPLEPALITRHLVGSQPYRSMFQTTMRPSTIRRLLDALAVLLVRLHLAGFAWGDCSLSNTLFRRDAGAYAAYLVDAETGQIQPRLTSGQREYDVEVARVNIAGELMDLEASGSLHPSVDPVLFGQAIVERYCELWHELTRQSVYPLAQRHAIDQRVRRLNDLGFDVAEMQIERSPDGDTVTFVPKVVDAGHHQRQLLRLTGLDAEENQARSLLNDLETWMATQDDYTPGDPLGARPEVLAHRWVRDVFRPTVRTVPKELRGATDTAQIYYELLEHRWLLSERAGRDVGLDATVEDYIRTVLADRPHG is encoded by the coding sequence ATGGAGTTGCAGATCACCGCCACGTCGCCCGAGCATCCGGCGTCCCTGCTCGATCTGCCGTGGAACATCCCGCTGGAGGAGTGGCCGGAGGAGCATCTGGTCGCGCTGCCCCGGGGCATCTCCCGCCATGTCGTGCGGTTCGCGCAGGCGGGCGGCGAGATCGTGGCGGTCAAGGAGGTCGGCGAGTGGGCGGCGGTGCGCGAGTACGGGCTGCTGCGCGATCTGGACCGGCTCGCGGTCCCCGCGGTGGACGCGCTCGCGGTGGTGACCGGGCGCACCGACGAGCACGGCGAACCCCTGGAACCGGCGCTGATCACCCGCCATCTGGTGGGGTCGCAGCCGTACCGGTCGATGTTCCAGACGACCATGCGGCCCAGCACCATCAGACGGCTGCTCGACGCGCTCGCCGTGCTGCTGGTGCGGCTGCACCTGGCCGGGTTCGCCTGGGGCGACTGCTCGCTGTCCAACACCCTCTTCCGGCGCGACGCGGGCGCGTACGCCGCCTATCTGGTGGACGCCGAGACCGGGCAGATCCAGCCGAGGCTCACCAGCGGACAGCGGGAGTACGACGTCGAGGTGGCGCGGGTGAACATCGCGGGCGAGCTGATGGACCTGGAGGCGAGCGGTTCGCTGCACCCCTCGGTCGATCCGGTGCTCTTCGGCCAGGCCATCGTCGAGCGCTACTGCGAGCTGTGGCATGAGCTGACCCGGCAGTCGGTCTATCCGCTCGCCCAGCGCCACGCCATCGACCAGCGGGTCCGGCGCCTGAACGACCTCGGGTTCGACGTGGCGGAGATGCAGATCGAGCGCTCGCCGGACGGCGACACCGTCACCTTCGTGCCCAAGGTCGTGGACGCGGGCCACCACCAGCGGCAGTTGCTGCGGCTGACCGGGCTCGACGCGGAGGAGAACCAGGCCCGCAGCCTCCTGAACGACCTGGAGACCTGGATGGCCACCCAGGACGACTACACGCCCGGCGATCCGCTCGGCGCCCGCCCGGAGGTGCTCGCCCACCGGTGGGTCCGCGATGTCTTCCGGCCCACCGTGCGGACCGTGCCGAAGGAGCTGCGCGGTGCCACCGACACCGCGCAGATCTACTACGAACTCCTCGAGCACCGCTGGCTGTTGTCCGAGCGGGCCGGCCGGGACGTGGGCCTGGACGCCACTGTCGAGGACTACATACGGACCGTCCTGGCGGACCGGCCGCACGGCTGA
- a CDS encoding SDR family NAD(P)-dependent oxidoreductase — MSHLAGTTAVITGASEGLGYAIADAFAVEGADLVLLAHDGDKLERARHTLAGHGTTVRGLRVDLADPGAATTAAREVLALTKRVDTLVNNAGTAHFSPLAQTSADSFDAMLHHNVRVPFLLAQALLPALIEGRGSIINISSYWAHTASADRPSAAYSAAHGAINAMTRALANELGPSGVRVNGIAPGAVPAPACERDRLVAMSAVERYGAGQAPDGRPPGRAGEPHEVAAAAAFLASPRAGWTTGTIMNMDGAKLDGALTVR; from the coding sequence ATGAGCCACCTCGCCGGCACCACCGCGGTGATCACAGGAGCCAGCGAGGGCCTCGGCTACGCCATCGCGGACGCCTTCGCGGTGGAGGGCGCCGACTTGGTGCTGCTCGCCCATGACGGCGACAAGCTGGAGCGGGCCCGCCACACCCTGGCCGGACACGGCACCACCGTACGCGGACTCCGCGTGGACCTGGCCGACCCCGGCGCCGCGACCACCGCCGCGCGTGAGGTGCTCGCGCTCACCAAGCGGGTGGACACCCTGGTCAACAACGCGGGCACGGCGCATTTCAGCCCGCTCGCCCAGACCTCGGCCGACTCCTTCGACGCCATGCTGCACCACAATGTCCGGGTGCCCTTCCTCCTCGCCCAGGCGCTGCTGCCCGCGCTCATCGAGGGGCGCGGCAGCATCATCAACATCAGCAGCTACTGGGCCCATACGGCGTCCGCCGACCGCCCGTCCGCGGCCTACTCCGCCGCCCATGGCGCCATCAACGCGATGACCAGGGCGCTCGCCAACGAACTTGGCCCCTCCGGGGTCCGGGTCAACGGCATCGCCCCCGGCGCCGTACCCGCCCCGGCGTGTGAACGGGACCGGCTCGTCGCGATGAGCGCCGTGGAGCGGTACGGAGCCGGTCAGGCCCCGGACGGCCGTCCGCCGGGCCGCGCGGGCGAGCCCCATGAGGTGGCCGCCGCGGCGGCCTTCCTCGCCTCCCCCCGAGCCGGGTGGACCACCGGCACCATCATGAACATGGACGGCGCCAAACTGGACGGCGCACTGACCGTCCGCTGA
- a CDS encoding AraC family transcriptional regulator — translation MERIRHAPRATTGQRPLPAGGGIDAHRHDEHQIVYAGRGVLAVTTDAGSWIAPANRALWIPAGTVHEHRAYGATELHLVGLAVADNPLRLGQPAVLGVGPLLRELIIEYTARPADLGAEQRRLRAVLLDQLRHCAEQPVHVPAARDPRLAAVCALLHDDPADSRTLRQLGAAVGVGERTLTRLCGAELGMTFPQWRTQLRLHHALRLLAEGVPVTAVAHRCGWASSSAFIDVFRRAFGHTPGAHRALG, via the coding sequence ATGGAGAGAATCCGCCACGCTCCCCGGGCGACGACGGGCCAGCGCCCGCTGCCCGCCGGTGGTGGCATCGACGCGCACCGGCATGACGAGCACCAGATCGTCTACGCCGGACGCGGGGTACTGGCGGTCACCACCGACGCGGGCAGCTGGATCGCGCCCGCCAACCGGGCACTGTGGATCCCGGCCGGGACCGTCCATGAGCATCGCGCGTACGGCGCCACCGAGCTCCATCTGGTGGGGCTGGCGGTGGCGGACAACCCGCTGCGGCTGGGGCAGCCCGCGGTCCTCGGCGTCGGCCCGCTGCTGCGCGAGCTGATCATCGAGTACACCGCGCGGCCGGCGGACCTCGGCGCCGAACAGCGTCGGCTGCGGGCCGTACTGCTCGATCAGCTCCGCCACTGTGCCGAGCAGCCGGTGCATGTGCCCGCCGCCAGGGATCCGCGCCTGGCGGCGGTGTGCGCCCTCCTCCACGACGACCCGGCGGACAGCCGGACCCTGCGGCAGCTCGGCGCCGCGGTCGGGGTCGGCGAGCGCACCCTGACCCGGCTGTGCGGGGCGGAGCTGGGGATGACCTTCCCGCAGTGGCGCACCCAGCTGCGGCTGCACCACGCCCTGCGGCTGCTGGCCGAGGGCGTCCCGGTCACGGCCGTGGCCCACCGCTGCGGCTGGGCGTCCAGCAGCGCCTTCATCGATGTCTTCCGCCGGGCCTTCGGCCACACCCCGGGTGCCCATCGCGCGCTCGGCTGA
- a CDS encoding CASTOR/POLLUX-related putative ion channel produces the protein MRKRLRERLRYWFDGTMDRGTPALIGWLGLASLALITLVSGAAVAFAHKDTKENGGWPGIVWMSLLRTLDPGTMGGDSGRPLFLVLMLTVTIGGIFIVSALIGVMTTGLEARIQQLRKGTSRLIEHHHTIVLGWSEQVFTVIAELVEANQSERRSCVVILADRDKVDMEDEIRRRIPDTGKTRVVCRSGNPLQRGDLELVSPDTAKAIMVLSPIGDDSDIDVIKSLLLLNSRTWTGTRPNVVAAVQSSANLAAARLAAGDTALVIDADDIAVGLIVQSHRQSGLSTVFNELLSFVGNEIYPWDEPALTGATYGESLNAFELGVPIGVHRADGEALVNPPMDTVIGPGDRLLMVAEDDLLIKAAVTRPRVLRPAMAVAEFQPPVPDRTLLIGWNSRAEKIIAQLDLLVKPGSVVDIAAARPPREEAERELKNLTVGFKYCEPTRRPSLEALGLEGYRHIVVLTEDGIDPGRADDRTLVTLLHLRDIEIQLGDPYSIVTEMHDDANREVAQVTKADDFIVSTKVISLLLTQLTENRHLYAVFADLFDPEGSEIYLKPAPSYLIPGAEANFATVIEAARQRGETAIGYRLARHSDEPPRYGVHLNPSRTAPLTLEEGDTVVVLAED, from the coding sequence ATGCGCAAGAGGCTGCGGGAGCGGCTGCGGTACTGGTTCGACGGGACGATGGACCGTGGCACCCCGGCGCTGATCGGCTGGCTGGGGCTGGCCTCGTTGGCGTTGATCACCCTGGTCTCCGGGGCGGCGGTCGCCTTCGCCCACAAGGACACCAAGGAGAACGGCGGCTGGCCGGGCATCGTCTGGATGAGCCTGCTGCGCACCCTCGACCCGGGCACGATGGGCGGAGACAGCGGCCGGCCGCTGTTCCTCGTCCTCATGCTCACGGTGACCATCGGCGGCATCTTCATCGTCAGCGCGCTGATCGGTGTGATGACCACCGGCCTGGAGGCCCGGATCCAACAGCTGCGCAAGGGCACCTCACGGCTGATCGAGCACCACCACACCATTGTGCTGGGCTGGTCGGAGCAGGTCTTCACGGTGATAGCGGAGCTGGTGGAGGCCAACCAGAGCGAGCGGCGCTCGTGTGTGGTGATCCTCGCCGACCGGGACAAGGTCGACATGGAGGACGAGATCCGGCGCCGCATCCCGGACACCGGCAAGACCCGGGTGGTCTGCCGCTCCGGCAATCCGCTCCAGCGCGGCGACCTGGAGCTGGTGAGCCCGGACACCGCCAAGGCCATCATGGTGCTCTCGCCCATCGGGGACGACAGCGACATCGACGTCATCAAGTCGCTGTTGCTGCTGAACAGCCGCACCTGGACCGGGACCCGGCCCAATGTGGTGGCCGCCGTGCAGAGTTCGGCGAACCTGGCGGCCGCCCGGCTGGCCGCGGGGGACACCGCGCTGGTGATCGACGCCGATGACATCGCGGTCGGGCTGATCGTGCAGTCCCACCGCCAGTCCGGTCTCTCCACCGTCTTCAACGAACTGCTCAGCTTCGTCGGCAATGAGATCTACCCCTGGGACGAGCCCGCGCTGACCGGCGCCACCTACGGGGAGTCGCTGAACGCCTTCGAGCTCGGTGTGCCCATCGGCGTGCACCGCGCGGACGGCGAGGCGCTGGTCAACCCGCCCATGGACACCGTCATCGGGCCCGGGGACCGGCTGCTGATGGTCGCGGAGGACGATCTGCTCATCAAGGCCGCGGTCACCCGGCCGCGCGTCCTGCGCCCGGCGATGGCCGTGGCCGAGTTCCAGCCGCCGGTGCCGGACCGGACGCTGCTCATCGGCTGGAACTCCCGCGCGGAGAAGATCATCGCGCAGCTCGACCTGCTGGTGAAACCCGGGTCGGTGGTGGACATCGCGGCCGCGCGCCCGCCCCGGGAGGAGGCCGAGCGGGAGCTGAAGAACCTCACGGTCGGCTTCAAGTACTGCGAACCCACCCGCCGTCCGTCGCTGGAGGCGCTCGGGCTGGAGGGCTACCGCCACATCGTGGTGCTGACGGAGGACGGGATCGACCCCGGACGCGCCGACGACCGCACCCTGGTCACCCTGCTCCACCTGCGCGACATCGAGATCCAGCTGGGCGATCCGTACTCCATCGTCACCGAGATGCACGACGACGCCAACCGTGAGGTCGCGCAGGTCACCAAGGCCGACGACTTCATCGTCTCCACCAAGGTGATCAGCCTGCTGCTGACCCAGCTCACCGAGAACCGCCATCTGTACGCGGTCTTCGCCGACCTCTTCGACCCGGAGGGCTCCGAGATCTACCTCAAACCGGCGCCCAGCTATCTGATACCCGGCGCGGAGGCCAACTTCGCCACCGTCATCGAGGCCGCCCGCCAGCGCGGTGAGACGGCCATCGGCTACCGGCTGGCCCGGCACAGCGACGAGCCACCGCGCTACGGAGTCCACCTCAACCCGTCCAGGACCGCGCCGCTGACCCTGGAGGAGGGCGATACGGTCGTGGTCCTGGCCGAGGACTGA
- a CDS encoding SpoIIE family protein phosphatase, translated as MSLRSLSVRSIAGQVFAVQVLLVCLLIVAATTALILQARIDSEQEALNRATAVAQTFATYPGTASAMRTEHPTTLLQPRAEETRKRAHLDFVVVANTHGIRYTHPKPQYIGKEVIANWRPVVKGKIVTESVQGPLGREVQATVPIPKGDGTVAGVVCAGMTAADVSGRVERQLPLVFGSAAGALALATGGTALVGGRLRRQTRGLGPAQMTRMYEHHDAVLHSVKEGVLIVDGHGRLVLANDEAVRLLDLPPNAEGRPVTELGIEPRTAELLASGRVATDEVHLAGERLLAVNQRSTRWDGGILGSVATLRDSTELRALSAKAEVAERRLRLLYEAGAKVGTTLDVVRTAEELTRFAVPWFADFATVDLVDPVLRGDEPVGSAMRRTATCGIRSDHPLWRVGKMITYTGSVPQALGFGAGRPVLEADLRTYEGWQEQDPEQATKIVKYGIHSMITIPLRARDVTLGIATFWRSEKSEPFDEDDVALTEELVARAAVAIDNARRYTREHAMAATLQRSLLPQGLPEQDAMEVAHRYLPARAGVGGDWFDVIPLPGSRVALVVGDVVGHGLHAAATMGRLRTAVHNFSALDLPPDELLAHLDELVCRFDQDQAAAGTDAPGISGASCLYAIYDPVSGRCTMAGAGHPGPAVVLPDSTVTFPDVPLGPPLGLGGEPIETVDLELPEGSRLALFTDGLIRDRGRDFDEGLGVLRTTLAGLPEHTPEETCQAVFDTMASSHPGDDIALLVARTHLLDPGHVAEWELPSDPAAVARIRNEAAEQLSAWGLEEVGFTTELILSELMTNAIRYGCRPSRVRLLRARSLICEVADGSSTSPHLRRAATTDEGGRGLFLVAQYAQRWGTRYTPNGKIIWAEQPLAAPVSPLGECTGDDLLDQWADIPG; from the coding sequence CTGAGTCTGCGCAGCTTGAGCGTGCGCAGTATCGCCGGGCAGGTTTTCGCTGTCCAAGTGCTGCTCGTATGCCTGCTCATCGTGGCCGCCACGACGGCGCTCATCCTCCAGGCCCGTATCGACAGTGAGCAGGAGGCCCTCAACCGCGCGACCGCCGTCGCCCAGACCTTCGCCACCTACCCGGGCACCGCGTCCGCGATGCGCACCGAGCATCCGACCACCCTGCTCCAGCCACGGGCCGAGGAGACACGCAAGCGAGCGCATCTGGACTTCGTGGTCGTGGCGAACACCCACGGCATCCGCTACACCCACCCCAAGCCGCAGTACATCGGCAAGGAGGTCATCGCCAACTGGCGGCCGGTGGTGAAGGGCAAGATCGTCACCGAGTCCGTGCAGGGGCCCCTCGGCCGGGAGGTCCAGGCCACCGTTCCGATCCCCAAGGGCGACGGCACCGTGGCCGGCGTGGTGTGCGCCGGGATGACCGCCGCCGATGTGAGCGGCCGGGTCGAGCGCCAGCTGCCGCTGGTCTTCGGCTCCGCCGCCGGTGCGCTCGCGCTCGCCACCGGTGGGACGGCGCTGGTGGGTGGGCGGCTGCGGCGGCAGACGCGGGGGCTCGGCCCCGCCCAGATGACCCGCATGTACGAGCACCACGACGCCGTTCTGCACTCCGTGAAGGAAGGCGTGCTCATCGTCGACGGCCACGGTCGCCTGGTCCTCGCCAACGACGAGGCCGTCCGGCTGCTCGACCTGCCCCCCAACGCCGAGGGCCGCCCCGTCACCGAACTCGGCATCGAGCCGCGCACGGCCGAGCTGCTCGCCTCGGGCCGGGTCGCCACCGACGAGGTGCACCTGGCCGGGGAGCGGCTGCTGGCCGTCAACCAGCGCTCCACCCGATGGGACGGCGGGATACTCGGAAGCGTCGCCACGCTCCGCGACTCCACCGAACTGCGCGCGCTGTCCGCCAAGGCCGAAGTGGCGGAGCGGCGGCTGAGGCTGCTCTACGAGGCCGGCGCGAAGGTCGGCACCACCCTCGACGTCGTACGGACCGCCGAGGAGCTGACCCGCTTCGCCGTCCCGTGGTTCGCCGACTTCGCCACCGTCGACCTCGTGGACCCCGTGCTGCGCGGCGACGAGCCCGTGGGCAGCGCCATGCGCCGCACCGCCACCTGTGGCATCCGGTCCGACCATCCGCTGTGGCGGGTCGGCAAGATGATCACCTACACCGGCAGCGTACCCCAGGCGCTGGGCTTCGGTGCGGGCCGGCCGGTGCTCGAGGCGGATCTGCGGACCTACGAGGGATGGCAGGAGCAGGACCCCGAGCAGGCGACCAAGATCGTCAAGTATGGCATCCACTCGATGATCACCATCCCGCTGCGGGCGCGGGACGTCACCCTGGGCATCGCCACCTTCTGGCGCTCGGAGAAGTCCGAGCCGTTCGACGAGGACGACGTGGCGCTCACCGAGGAGTTGGTCGCGCGCGCCGCGGTCGCCATCGACAACGCCCGCCGCTACACCCGCGAACACGCGATGGCGGCCACCTTGCAGCGCAGCCTGCTGCCCCAGGGCCTGCCCGAACAGGACGCCATGGAGGTGGCCCACCGCTATCTGCCCGCCCGGGCCGGGGTCGGTGGCGACTGGTTCGACGTCATCCCGCTGCCCGGCTCCCGGGTCGCCCTCGTCGTCGGCGATGTCGTCGGCCACGGACTGCACGCCGCCGCCACCATGGGCCGGCTGCGCACCGCCGTGCACAACTTCTCCGCGCTCGACCTGCCGCCCGATGAACTCCTGGCCCATCTCGACGAGCTGGTCTGCCGGTTCGACCAGGACCAGGCCGCCGCGGGCACCGACGCCCCGGGGATCAGCGGTGCCAGCTGTCTGTACGCCATCTACGACCCGGTCTCCGGCCGCTGCACGATGGCGGGCGCCGGCCACCCGGGCCCGGCGGTGGTCCTCCCCGACTCCACCGTGACCTTCCCCGACGTCCCCCTCGGCCCACCGCTGGGGCTGGGCGGTGAGCCCATCGAGACCGTCGATCTCGAACTGCCCGAGGGCAGCCGGCTGGCGCTGTTCACCGACGGGCTGATCCGGGACCGCGGCCGGGACTTCGACGAGGGGCTCGGCGTGCTGCGCACCACCCTCGCCGGACTGCCCGAACACACTCCGGAGGAGACCTGCCAGGCCGTCTTCGACACCATGGCGTCCTCGCACCCCGGCGACGACATCGCCCTCCTCGTGGCCCGCACCCATCTGCTGGACCCCGGGCACGTCGCCGAGTGGGAGCTGCCCTCCGACCCCGCCGCGGTGGCCCGCATCCGCAACGAGGCCGCCGAGCAACTGAGCGCATGGGGGCTGGAGGAGGTCGGCTTCACCACCGAACTCATCCTCAGCGAGCTGATGACCAACGCCATCCGCTACGGATGCCGCCCCAGCCGGGTCCGGTTGCTGCGCGCCCGCAGCCTCATCTGCGAGGTGGCGGACGGCTCCAGCACCTCGCCGCATCTGCGCCGCGCCGCCACCACCGACGAGGGCGGCCGAGGGCTCTTCCTGGTGGCCCAGTACGCCCAGCGCTGGGGGACCCGCTACACCCCCAACGGCAAGATCATCTGGGCCGAGCAGCCCCTGGCCGCCCCGGTGTCACCGCTGGGCGAATGCACCGGCGACGACCTCCTCGACCAGTGGGCCGACATCCCCGGCTGA
- a CDS encoding Gfo/Idh/MocA family protein, whose amino-acid sequence MTVGSTPSRAVVVGTGSRAQMFTEALARRPRLRVAALCDPNPVRIAHHQRLLKEAGEPEAAAWSPEEFERRLRADDIQEVVVTCVDALHDAYIVPALRAGCRVVTEKPMTTDAAKCRRILETVRETGNHLAVAFNYRFNPVHEEVHRQLSGGAIGEVLSVHFEWLLDTRHGADYFRRWHREKEHSGGLMVHKSSHHFDLVNWWLGARPEEVFGYGRLGFYGRAAGVRSGYRREYERAHGAAAAKDDPFALELAENDAMRSLYLDAEGADGYHRDRNVFGDNITIEDDMALLVRYDTGATMTYHLTAYSPWEGYRVMFNGTRGRLELEVEESAWQPPLLGTASGRGTIHGDRALANAGGPRLVLRPLWEPPREVELPAFDHAGHGGGDERMLDVLYGPVAPADGPVDAAAASGAAAVDASDASRRRATEEDGALALVTGLAANQSFVSGRPVATADVVTP is encoded by the coding sequence ATGACCGTCGGCAGCACCCCGTCCCGGGCCGTGGTGGTGGGCACCGGCTCCCGGGCCCAGATGTTCACCGAGGCGCTGGCCCGCCGCCCACGGCTGAGGGTCGCCGCGCTGTGCGATCCGAACCCCGTGCGCATCGCCCACCACCAGCGGCTGCTGAAGGAGGCGGGCGAGCCGGAGGCCGCCGCCTGGAGCCCGGAGGAGTTCGAGCGGCGGCTGCGCGCGGACGATATCCAGGAGGTGGTGGTGACCTGCGTGGACGCGCTGCACGACGCGTACATCGTGCCCGCGCTGCGGGCCGGCTGCCGGGTGGTCACCGAGAAGCCGATGACCACCGACGCGGCCAAGTGCCGCCGCATCCTGGAGACGGTCCGGGAGACCGGCAACCATCTGGCGGTCGCCTTCAACTACCGCTTCAACCCGGTGCACGAGGAGGTCCACCGGCAGCTGTCCGGCGGCGCCATCGGCGAGGTGCTGTCGGTGCACTTCGAGTGGCTGCTGGACACCCGGCACGGCGCCGACTACTTCCGCCGCTGGCACCGCGAGAAGGAGCACAGCGGCGGGCTGATGGTGCACAAGTCCAGCCACCACTTCGACCTGGTCAACTGGTGGCTGGGGGCCCGGCCGGAGGAGGTGTTCGGCTACGGCAGGCTCGGCTTCTACGGCCGTGCGGCGGGCGTGCGCAGCGGCTACCGGCGCGAGTACGAGCGGGCCCACGGCGCCGCCGCCGCCAAGGACGACCCGTTCGCGCTGGAGCTCGCCGAGAACGACGCGATGCGCTCGCTGTACCTGGACGCCGAGGGCGCGGACGGCTACCACCGCGACCGCAATGTGTTCGGCGACAACATCACCATCGAGGACGACATGGCGCTGCTGGTCCGCTATGACACCGGCGCCACCATGACGTACCACCTGACCGCCTACTCCCCCTGGGAGGGCTACCGGGTGATGTTCAACGGCACCCGGGGCCGGCTGGAGCTGGAGGTCGAGGAGAGCGCGTGGCAGCCGCCGCTGCTGGGCACCGCCTCCGGCCGCGGCACCATCCACGGCGACCGGGCCCTGGCCAACGCGGGCGGTCCGCGGCTGGTGCTGCGGCCGCTGTGGGAGCCGCCGCGGGAGGTGGAGCTGCCGGCGTTCGACCACGCGGGGCACGGCGGCGGGGACGAGCGGATGCTCGATGTGCTCTACGGCCCGGTGGCTCCGGCGGACGGCCCGGTGGATGCGGCGGCTGCCAGCGGAGCGGCGGCCGTGGACGCCTCGGACGCCTCCCGCCGCCGGGCCACCGAGGAGGACGGGGCGCTCGCGCTGGTCACCGGGCTCGCGGCCAACCAGTCGTTCGTCAGCGGAAGGCCGGTGGCCACGGCGGACGTCGTAACGCCGTAA
- a CDS encoding DUF4232 domain-containing protein has product MDTDAITTLPAPLFRGAARHRRRRLLGALAAAGLLTACGTQSSSGVAAVPDEATSRPAGPTVSPDATAPTAPAACPDSGVLLRAAEADAAMGLRVQQIELVNCGTRAYTVSGHPSVQVLDEDLEPLEVTVSHGASAIATLDGFETATGPVRLKPGERAVARLAWRNLVTDVTRPAADGRYLKIAPNGGGADAQTVPDHVDLGTTGKLGVSAWARPTPDSPERPGARP; this is encoded by the coding sequence ATGGACACGGATGCGATCACCACACTCCCGGCGCCTCTCTTCCGGGGCGCCGCCCGGCACCGCCGAAGACGGCTGCTCGGCGCGCTCGCGGCGGCCGGTCTGCTCACCGCGTGCGGTACGCAGTCCTCCTCGGGCGTGGCCGCGGTGCCCGACGAGGCCACGTCCCGCCCGGCGGGCCCCACCGTCTCGCCGGACGCCACCGCCCCCACCGCTCCCGCGGCCTGCCCCGACTCGGGGGTGCTGCTGCGGGCCGCGGAGGCCGACGCGGCGATGGGGCTGCGGGTGCAGCAGATCGAGCTGGTGAACTGCGGCACGCGCGCCTATACGGTGAGCGGCCATCCGTCCGTCCAGGTGCTGGACGAGGACCTGGAGCCGCTGGAGGTCACGGTCAGCCACGGGGCCTCGGCCATCGCCACCCTCGACGGCTTCGAGACGGCCACCGGGCCGGTGCGGCTGAAGCCCGGTGAACGGGCGGTGGCACGGCTGGCGTGGCGGAATCTGGTGACGGATGTGACGCGCCCCGCCGCCGACGGGCGCTATCTGAAGATCGCGCCGAACGGCGGCGGGGCGGACGCCCAGACCGTGCCCGACCATGTCGACCTGGGCACCACCGGCAAGCTGGGCGTGAGCGCCTGGGCCCGCCCGACCCCGGATTCTCCGGAGCGCCCGGGCGCCCGTCCGTAG